Proteins from one Penaeus monodon isolate SGIC_2016 chromosome 39, NSTDA_Pmon_1, whole genome shotgun sequence genomic window:
- the LOC119597660 gene encoding hydroxyacylglutathione hydrolase, mitochondrial-like isoform X1, giving the protein MFRLASNLLPERAVQFLTASYFRANAWYSVGAGKFHSSQVLVEHPNMKIRILPALSDNYMYLLMDETTKEAAIVDPVEPKTVLAAVEEAGVNLTTVLTTHHHWDHAGGNKALVETFSKPLRVLGGDDRIEALTQKVSHGDKFTVGNLNIECLFTPCHTQGHICYNVTSEDASQKPVVFTGDTLFLGGCGKFFEGNATEMYKALIEILGSLPDHTEVYCGHEYALQNLAFGSHVEPDNETIKQKIAWVKERRDNGLPSVPSTIGEEKQINPFMRVNESPVQKHAGTSEGIETMTAVRREKDNWKAPKH; this is encoded by the exons ATGTTCCGCTTGGCTTCCAACTTGTTACCTGAGCGAGCAGTTCAGTTCCTTACTGCTTCCTACTTCAGAG CCAACGCGTGGTATAGTGTCGGTGCAGGAAAATTTCACAGTTCGCAGGTTTTAGTCGAACATCCAAATATGAAGATCAGGATTTTACCAGCACTCTCTGACAATTACATGTATTTG TTAATGGATGAAACCACAAAGGAAGCAGCCATCGTGGACCCAGTGGAGCCGAAGACGGTCCTGGCAGCTGTAGAAGAGGCAGGAGTCAACCTCACTACCGTCCTGACAACCCATCATCATTG GGATCATGCTGGCGGAAACAAGGCATTAGTCGAAACATTCAGCAAACCCCTAAGAGTCCTTGGGGGTGACGACCGCATCGAAGCCCTCACGCAGAAGGTTTCCCATGGAGACAAGTTTACAGTGGGCAATCTGAACATTGAATGTCTGTTTACCCCATGTCATACACAGGGTCATATCTGCTATAATGTCACTTCTGAAGATGCAAGTCAGAAGCCAGTTGTGTTTACAG GTGACACTCTTTTCCTTGGTGGTTGCGGAAAATTCTTTGAAGGAAATGCCACTGAGATGTATAAAGCACTGATTGAAATTCTTGGTTCCCTTCCTGATCACACT GAAGTATACTGTGGTCATGAATACGCCTTGCAAAATCTTGCTTTTGGGTCACATGTCGAGCCTGACAATGAAACCATCAAGCAGAAGATTGCTTGGGTGAAGGAACGCAGGGATAACGGACTGCCATCAGTGCCTTCTACAATTG GTGAAGAAAAACAGATCAACCCATTCATGAGAGTGAATGAGAGCCCTGTTCAGAAACACGCAGGAACGAGTGAAGGAATAGAGACCATGACAGCCGTCAGGAGAGAAAAGGACAACTGGAAAGCACCCAAACACTGA
- the LOC119597660 gene encoding hydroxyacylglutathione hydrolase, mitochondrial-like isoform X2, with the protein MKIRILPALSDNYMYLLMDETTKEAAIVDPVEPKTVLAAVEEAGVNLTTVLTTHHHWDHAGGNKALVETFSKPLRVLGGDDRIEALTQKVSHGDKFTVGNLNIECLFTPCHTQGHICYNVTSEDASQKPVVFTGDTLFLGGCGKFFEGNATEMYKALIEILGSLPDHTEVYCGHEYALQNLAFGSHVEPDNETIKQKIAWVKERRDNGLPSVPSTIGEEKQINPFMRVNESPVQKHAGTSEGIETMTAVRREKDNWKAPKH; encoded by the exons ATGAAGATCAGGATTTTACCAGCACTCTCTGACAATTACATGTATTTG TTAATGGATGAAACCACAAAGGAAGCAGCCATCGTGGACCCAGTGGAGCCGAAGACGGTCCTGGCAGCTGTAGAAGAGGCAGGAGTCAACCTCACTACCGTCCTGACAACCCATCATCATTG GGATCATGCTGGCGGAAACAAGGCATTAGTCGAAACATTCAGCAAACCCCTAAGAGTCCTTGGGGGTGACGACCGCATCGAAGCCCTCACGCAGAAGGTTTCCCATGGAGACAAGTTTACAGTGGGCAATCTGAACATTGAATGTCTGTTTACCCCATGTCATACACAGGGTCATATCTGCTATAATGTCACTTCTGAAGATGCAAGTCAGAAGCCAGTTGTGTTTACAG GTGACACTCTTTTCCTTGGTGGTTGCGGAAAATTCTTTGAAGGAAATGCCACTGAGATGTATAAAGCACTGATTGAAATTCTTGGTTCCCTTCCTGATCACACT GAAGTATACTGTGGTCATGAATACGCCTTGCAAAATCTTGCTTTTGGGTCACATGTCGAGCCTGACAATGAAACCATCAAGCAGAAGATTGCTTGGGTGAAGGAACGCAGGGATAACGGACTGCCATCAGTGCCTTCTACAATTG GTGAAGAAAAACAGATCAACCCATTCATGAGAGTGAATGAGAGCCCTGTTCAGAAACACGCAGGAACGAGTGAAGGAATAGAGACCATGACAGCCGTCAGGAGAGAAAAGGACAACTGGAAAGCACCCAAACACTGA